In the genome of Variovorax sp. PAMC26660, the window GCGCCCTCGAACAGCCGGCCCTCGGGCGTGAGCTGCACGCTGCGCGTGTCGCGATCGAACAGGCGCGTGCCGACCGCGTCTTCGAGCGTGCGAATCAGCGCGCTGAAGGCGGGTTGCGAAAGGTGGCTGGCCTGCGCCGCCCGCGTGAAGTTGCGGTGCTCGGTCAGCATGAGAAAGGCGCGCAGTTGCCGCGTCGAAAGGTCGGGCGTCTTTCTCATCACTTGGGCCTTGGCTATTTGAAAAGCAGATCAATCGATCCGGATTTTCGATTTTACGGATGACGGGCGCCTGCCTACAGTGCACGGCAATGAATCCCAATGAATCGCCCAGGCTGTTGATCGGATGCGCCGCCGGCTTCTCGGGCGACCGCACCGATGCGGCGGGCCCGGTGGTCGACACGCTCATCGCGCGGCTGCAGAACGGCCCGAAAGAACAACGCGCCTTCCTGATCTTCGAGACGCTGGCCGAACGCACGCTGGCCCTGGCGCAATTGCGTCGCCGCGACAACCCAGATGCGGGCTACGAACCGCTGCTCGACGCGATGCTGCGGCCCGTGCTCGCGCGCTGCCTGGCGCACGGCATCCGCATCGTCAGCAACTTCGGCGCCGCCAACCCGCGCGCCGCCGCCCGGCACATCGCCCGCATGGCGCACGAGCTGGGGGCTGGCGCACCGCGCATCGCGGTGGTGGAGGGCGACGATCTTTCCGGCCCCGAGCACCGCGCCGTGCTGCGCGAGGCGCTGGGCGCACAGATGGACGGTTTGCGCGTGGTCAGCGCCAATGCGTACATCGGCGCCGAGCCGATTGCCGCCGCACTTGATGCCGGCGCGCAGATCGTGGTGTGCGGCCGCGTGGCCGACCCGTCGCTTACCGTCGGGCCGGCCATGTCGCACTTCGGCTGGCGCGCCGACGACTGGAACCGCCTGGGCCGCGCCACCATGGCAGGCCATTTGCTTGAATGCGGCGCGCAGGTGTGCGGCGGCTACTTTGCCGACCCCGGCTACAAGGATGTGCCGGGCCTGGAAGCGGTGGGTTTTCCCATTGCCGAGATCGACGCCGACGGCGGCTGCGTGATCGGCAAGTCCGACGGCACCGGCGGGCTCGTGAGCGAGGCCACGGTGAAAGAGCAACTGCTCTACGAAGTGCACGACCCCGCCGCCTACCTGACGCCCGACGTGGTCGCGGACATCGCCAATGCCGAGGTACGTGCGTTGCCCGGTGCCGACCGTGTCGAGCTGTCGGGCGTGCGTGGCCACGAGCGGCCGGGCCGCTACAAGGTCAATGTCTGCCATGAAGGCGGCTGGCTGGCCGAGGGAGAAATCTCTTACGCCGGCCCTCGCGCCGAGTCGCGCGCAAGGCTCGCGGCCGATGTGCTGCGCAAGCGCCTCGACGGCTTGACGCTGCGCGTCGACTTGATCGGTGCGCTGAGCATCCTCGGCGACGACGCCGGCCGCGCGTTGGCGGACCTTGCCGATGCCGGGCTGCGCGACGTGCGCTTGCGCGTTGCCGCCACGCATGCCGATCGCGCGCAGGCCGAACGCCTGGCGCGCGAAGTCATGGCGCTCTACACCTGCGGGCCCGCAGGCGGCGGCGGTGTGCGCACCGCGCTCACGCCCCGGCTCAACACGCTGTCTTGTCTGCTGCCGCGCGACGCTGTGCCAGTGCGTTTTGAACTGCTCGATGCAAAGGCGCTGGCATGAACGACACCACAAACATGACAGACACGATCGAGGTGCCGCTCTACCGCGCCGCCCACGGCCGCACCG includes:
- a CDS encoding acyclic terpene utilization AtuA family protein is translated as MNPNESPRLLIGCAAGFSGDRTDAAGPVVDTLIARLQNGPKEQRAFLIFETLAERTLALAQLRRRDNPDAGYEPLLDAMLRPVLARCLAHGIRIVSNFGAANPRAAARHIARMAHELGAGAPRIAVVEGDDLSGPEHRAVLREALGAQMDGLRVVSANAYIGAEPIAAALDAGAQIVVCGRVADPSLTVGPAMSHFGWRADDWNRLGRATMAGHLLECGAQVCGGYFADPGYKDVPGLEAVGFPIAEIDADGGCVIGKSDGTGGLVSEATVKEQLLYEVHDPAAYLTPDVVADIANAEVRALPGADRVELSGVRGHERPGRYKVNVCHEGGWLAEGEISYAGPRAESRARLAADVLRKRLDGLTLRVDLIGALSILGDDAGRALADLADAGLRDVRLRVAATHADRAQAERLAREVMALYTCGPAGGGGVRTALTPRLNTLSCLLPRDAVPVRFELLDAKALA